CAGTTCGAGCATGTCGTCCGTCGCGAGGTTCGCATGGAAACCGTTGGGAATCGCCATCGGCACGCGCAGGCCCTTCGCGAGCAGGGACTCGAAGATGTTGCGCACGCGATCCGGATCGAGATTGAACAGATCGTCGATGACGAGAATGTCGCGGACGCCGTGCTTACGCACGAGTTCTTCGATCATGGAGACGACATAACCGGCGGAACGCGGGCGATACCCGTGGCCCATCGATACGTGGCACCAGGCGCAGTGGTAGGGGCATCCGCGCGCGGTTTCGATCGCCATGTATCGCGGGTGCCTGCTGATGATGCTGATGCGCGGCAGTCCTTCGTACGCACCGACGTCGATGAGATCCCAGGCCGGCATCGGCCAGCGGTCGAGGTTCGCCTCGAAGGGCCGCTCGGGATTCTCGCGCACGCTTTCGCCGTCAAGAAACGCGAGACCGGGAATATCGCGAAATTCCGAATTCGACTCCAGCGCTCGGATCAGGTCGAGGAACGTCTGTTCCCCCTCGCCGACCACCGCGTAATCCACGTCCGGGTTCGCCGCCACGTCGCGACCGTAGAGCGTTGCGTGAATCCCGCCGCAGACGATCTTCACGTCGCGACGTTTCGCTTTCATTCGCGTCGCAAGATCGTACATGACCGGGGCGTCGAGTCCGTGCGCGCTGAATCCCACGATTTCCGGAGTGAACTCGTCGAACGCGCGCATCGGCGCTTCGAGATCCCGCCATTTCGGGCGCATGTCGTGGAGACGCACGTCGGCATTGGCTTCCGATCGAAGTACCGACGCAATGTGCATAAGCCCCAGCGGCTGCGAGCGTTCGACGTGTCGCTCGTGACTGGCGGCCTGGACGAGCAGAACGCGCGTCATGAGCGCGCACTTTCCCCGCGCTTCACCACATCAGCGCCTTTCGCACCCACATGCCGAAGAGTTGGGGCAGGAGCCGTCGACGATTGGGGAGCGCGGAGACGATCGAAAGGATGCGCCGGGGCGAAAGGTAGAATCGTCGATACGCCTGGCGTTTCAGGCGATTGAGGACGCCGTCGGGCACGAGCGAAACGTTGACCGCGTTGGACTGGTGAAACTCCATGGTTTCCAGATCGTTTCCGGGGTCCTGTCCGACACTCGCTGCGATTTCGTGAAGGTCGGTACCCTTGAACGGGATCACGCGGTAAAACGCGGCGGTGTGGAGGCGCGACTTGAGGGCGAAGTCCACCGTCGCGCGGGCCTCGTCCTCGGTCTCCGTCGGGAAGCCGAGCATGAACGACGCGTGCACCATCACGCCCTGTTTGCGCGTGAACTCGATGATGTGCCGGAGTTTTTCGAGCTTGTTGTTTTTGTGAATGAGCTTTTGAAGGCGATTCGACGCCGTCTCGACGGCGTACATGCAACGGAACATGCCCGCCTGCTTGAGCAGCAGAACGCTCTCCTCCGTCATGATGTCGCCGCGCAGTCCGATGGGAAAGCTCATGCCGATCTTGAGACCCCGGTCGATGATGAGCCGCGCGATCTCGTTGACGCGTTTCGCGTCGGCGTTGAACAGGTCGTCCATGATGACGAAATCGCCGACCCCGTACTCGTTCACCAGATGCTCCATCTCGTCCACGACGTTCTCGGGCGATCGCTTGCGCCAGCGCTTTCCCAGCGTCGTGTGGCAATACGAGCAGTGGTAGGGGCACCCGCGGCTGGTGACGATGGCGGCGTAACGCCGATGCGCGTAAATCACGCCGCATCGCGGGATGTCGTAGTACCGGTCGAGATCGAGCAAATCAAACGCGGGATAAGGGACGTTGTCGAGATCCGTGATCCAATGGGCCGACGCGTTTCGCAGCGGACCATTGGGTCCTCGCCGAATGAGATTCGGAACGTCCTCGAAATTCTGCCGCCCTCGCAGCGCCTCGACGAGCATGCCCATCGCCTGCTCGCCCTCGTGCGTGACGACGTAATCGACCGGCATGCGTTGCAGAGACTCTTCGCCGTAGTTGGTCGCGTGAGCGCCGCCGACAACCATCGGCGTATTCGGAAACGCCTCGCGCAGCCGATCGGCGAGAAGAGCCAGAGCCGGCGCATCGGGGGTCATCCCCGACAGGCCGATGAGGTCCGGTCGAAACGCGCGCGCCTGTTCGACCGCCGGCGCCGCGTCCTGAACGCCGAGTTGCATGTCGAAGAACCCGACCTCGCACGAGAAGCGTTCGCGCAGCCATGAGGCGAGGTAGAGCGGGCCGAGCGGCATCGAGCGCTCGGTTTCGGGGGAATATCGAGCGGACTGAATCAGGAAGACCCGCATGGGCTCCGCGTGGCGGCTCCTTTCAATGACGAATGTACCCCGAAAAGTTAGCGCCGAACCGATTTACGCACAATGAAGCAGACTACCGAAAACGCGGTTCCGGCGAAGATTCGGCCGCCTTCCGGCCGGCCCGGCGGTCAACTCGCGGTCGCGGTGCCGGCCACCGATTGCGCCTTGCTTGGGCCAAACCCGCGAATCAGAACCGCGAGACCCGACAAGCCGCGTCGAAGATCACGCCAGGATCTGAGAGAACGCAGTCGGTCCAAGACGTAGCCCGGCCGCAGCGAGAAGGCCCGATAGAATTTCAGGAGTTCGTATTCCAGCTCGGCATCGGACAGGACCTCGCTGCCCAGTGGCGGAACGAAGCTTCCCGAAGGACTGCGCGCGAATTCCTTCCAGTAATCGGTGGCGATCCGGCCGTCCGCGAGCGCGTCGTCGTACAGTCGCGTCGCGGGATACGGAACGTACAGCGCGGCGTGAACCATTTCCGGCCCCAGTCGGACTGCCGTTCGCAGGCTTCGCCGAATCTGCGCGCGCGATTCACCCGGATTCCCGAGCATGAAATAGGCGATGGTGCGCAGGCCCACCTTATGCGCCATGGCGAAGCTCTCGCGGACCGCGTCGAGGCCCGTTTTTCGTCCGAGGTTCTTCAACACATCCTTGTCGCCCGATTCCACGCCGAACGTCACCAGATCGCAGCCCGCCGAACGCATTTCTGCGAGCGTCGTCTCGTCAACCATGCCCGGCGTCACGCGCGCCATCCACGGAATACCAAGCCCCTTTCGCGCAATTTCGCGGCAAATACCGTGAACCCGGTCCTTTCG
The DNA window shown above is from Deltaproteobacteria bacterium and carries:
- a CDS encoding B12-binding domain-containing radical SAM protein, whose protein sequence is MPLGPLYLASWLRERFSCEVGFFDMQLGVQDAAPAVEQARAFRPDLIGLSGMTPDAPALALLADRLREAFPNTPMVVGGAHATNYGEESLQRMPVDYVVTHEGEQAMGMLVEALRGRQNFEDVPNLIRRGPNGPLRNASAHWITDLDNVPYPAFDLLDLDRYYDIPRCGVIYAHRRYAAIVTSRGCPYHCSYCHTTLGKRWRKRSPENVVDEMEHLVNEYGVGDFVIMDDLFNADAKRVNEIARLIIDRGLKIGMSFPIGLRGDIMTEESVLLLKQAGMFRCMYAVETASNRLQKLIHKNNKLEKLRHIIEFTRKQGVMVHASFMLGFPTETEDEARATVDFALKSRLHTAAFYRVIPFKGTDLHEIAASVGQDPGNDLETMEFHQSNAVNVSLVPDGVLNRLKRQAYRRFYLSPRRILSIVSALPNRRRLLPQLFGMWVRKALMW
- a CDS encoding B12-binding domain-containing radical SAM protein, coding for MTRVLLVQAASHERHVERSQPLGLMHIASVLRSEANADVRLHDMRPKWRDLEAPMRAFDEFTPEIVGFSAHGLDAPVMYDLATRMKAKRRDVKIVCGGIHATLYGRDVAANPDVDYAVVGEGEQTFLDLIRALESNSEFRDIPGLAFLDGESVRENPERPFEANLDRWPMPAWDLIDVGAYEGLPRISIISRHPRYMAIETARGCPYHCAWCHVSMGHGYRPRSAGYVVSMIEELVRKHGVRDILVIDDLFNLDPDRVRNIFESLLAKGLRVPMAIPNGFHANLATDDMLELMARAGVYRVMIAVETASPRLQKTMKKNLNLEKAKHVIRKASSLGISAHGNFIIGLPTETASEMRETIRFAATSKLDTFGLYRATPYAGTPMEKMARNLGVDTPVGETFQSFWDDANNLSEIPLKTLNRARRTAYLKFYLRPSRLYRLIARMPNRSETLPFLVRFFFRKVLAN